The genomic DNA GGGTTAGCTATGCTGCTTTGGTCAGTGTAGCTGATGCGAGTGCTTCGAAGTCATCGGGAGCTAGAAGGTTACACCACGAGTGTCGCCGGCGCGTGTTGTAGCGCATGCACCACCGGAAGACTTCCTGCCGGCAGGTTATCGGATTGTCAAAGATTTTCCGATCACGCAGCACTTCACGTTTTAGGGTGGCGTTAAATGACTCTGCCAGGGCATTATCGGCACTCGTTCCTACCGCGCCCATGGATTGGCGTACACCCAGCGACGAGCAGTATTTTCTAAACGCTTGTGAGGTGTACACGCTGCCGTGATCGGAATGAAAAATGGCCCCGTCAAGACTTCCACGCACACCATGTGCGTGGGCTAGAGCATCAATGACCAACGAGACACGCATGTGGTCTGCGAGTGCATAACCTGCAAGTTTCCGTGAATAGGTGTCAATGACTGTAGCCAAATACATGTTCTTGCCACCCTTACACGGCAGGTAGGTAATGTCGCCGACATACACACGGTTCGGCTCGTCAGCTGTGAATGTACGGCCTACTAGATCTGGCATGACACGGTGACCAGGCTTGCGCCTGGTGGTGATGCATCGACGCCGTTTGCTAAAGCCTTTTAGCCCCATGTTTTTCATGATGCGTGCAACCTTCTTATGATTGACCGGGGTATACGCTGGGTCTTCCTTGAGGCTTGCGGCGATGCGTTTAGCACCATAAAGCCCGTTCTCATCATCAAAGATGGTTGTAATTCTTGCACCAATAAGGGCATCGGAATACATCTTTAACCTGCGCTTTTTACGGGTGCTGACCCATTTATAGAACGAGGAACGATTCAGCTTTAAAACGTGGCACATCCGCTTAACCGAGTACTCGGTTCGGTGGTCATAGACAAACTGGAAGCGGATCACCAGCGTGTCTCTTCGGCAAAATATTTCGCGGCCTTGCGCAGGATATCGCGTTCTTCGCGCAGCTTCGCGTTCTCTTTTTCCAACTGGCGGATTCGCTCAGAATCATTCGTCGCTTGGGCTTTATCATGCACGGCTTTAATGCGGGCACGTTTGCCGGTGCCGTACTTTTTGACCCAAGAATGCAGCGAGGCTCGATTAATACCGAGCTCCGCTGATGCTGAGTTCAACGAGAGGTCCTCATTGTTTTCATAGAGGGCCACGGCATCGCGTTTGAACTGTTCGGAATACCTGGACATGGTGGTAGATTACCTTTCTTCCCAGCCCAACCGGGCTGGATATCAGGTGTCCACCAAAAAGGGGTCAGGTCCAAAAACATCCTCGAGATTGGGTGAGCTGATAGTAATATCATCGGCCCCTTCATGACATAGTTTCGAGACAATTCTCGGAACTTGGTCGACGTCTACTATCTGCTTCCAAGGTTCTGAACTTTTATCACTATCGGATTCCGTGCGGTACGCAATGGTTCGTCTATTTTGAACGTTTTGCATGACTTGGTTAACGGTGCCGTTGGCAATGAGCCGCCCTCTATCCATAATTCCAAGATGAGTTAGGCAAGATTCAACTTCAGAAACTGCATGGGTGATTACTAATACGGTAACTC from Corynebacterium tuberculostearicum includes the following:
- a CDS encoding IS3 family transposase (programmed frameshift) — translated: MSRYSEQFKRDAVALYENNEDLSLNSASAELGINRASLHSWVKKYGTGKRARIKAVHDKAQATNDSERIRQLEKENAKLREERDILRKAAKYFGRRDTLVIRFQFVYDHRTEYSVKRMCHVLKLNRSSFYKWVSTRKKRRLKMYSDALIGARITTIFDDENGLYGAKRIAASLKEDPAYTPVNHKKVARIMKNMGLKGFSKRRRCITTRRKPGHRVMPDLVGRTFTADEPNRVYVGDITYLPCKGGKNMYLATVIDTYSRKLAGYALADHMRVSLVIDALAHAHGVRGSLDGAIFHSDHGSVYTSQAFRKYCSSLGVRQSMGAVGTSADNALAESFNATLKREVLRDRKIFDNPITCRQEVFRWCMRYNTRRRHSWCNLLAPDDFEALASATLTKAA